The following coding sequences lie in one Trypanosoma brucei gambiense DAL972 chromosome 7, complete sequence genomic window:
- a CDS encoding retrotransposon hot spot (RHS) protein,(fragment) has protein sequence MIQNNGNMRNTQNVFNERFNRAQGEVQEQGGRQMQNPSVTGKRKSREEELYESLYYAKWSYVMSGYNQEPLGMKVFFGRPQHIWTEEEVDITPEHCEVDAELEERPTGLEIFVLTSKMGWPSATFQLGINDESGIMDNNVYIRREMMRVWYIIQQKLKEWWVQKTESTPPTHIVIGIPGTGKSCGVGSFLLHSLLHFHEGMLDVVVYFTDAKAYLIYNKKGNEEGRVVLYKRKDVTNVIKEMRLKKRGHIIFDTDGPDET, from the coding sequence ATGAttcaaaacaacggcaataTGAGAAATACTCAGAATGTGTTTAACGAACGGTTTAATCGTGCACAAGGTGAAGTGCAGGAACAAGGTGGACGGCAGATGCAGAATCCATCGGTAactggaaaaaggaaatctcgtgaagaggagttataTGAGTCTCTGTATTATGCGAagtggagttatgtgatgtcagGTTATAATCAAGAGCCACtcggtatgaaggtattcTTTGGAAGACCACAACACATATGgacggaagaagaagtggaTATAACTCCTGAACATTGTGAAGTTGATGCGGAACTTGAGGAGAGACCCACTGGCCTGGAGATCTTTGTCCTTACATCAAAGATGGGTTGGCCATCAGCTACGTTTCAATTAGGTATCAATGATGAAAGTGGTATAATGGACAATAATGTCTacatccgtcgtgaaatgatgcgtgtgtggtatataatacaacaaaaattaaaagaatggTGGGTGCAAAAGACAGAGagcacaccaccaacacacattgTCATTGGTATTCCAGGGACTGGAAAATCATGTGgagttggatcatttttacttcattccctacttcacttccatgaaggaatgcttgatgtCGTTGTGTATTTCACGGATGCCAAAGCTTACCTTATATACAACAAGAAGGGGaatgaggaagggagggttgTATtgtacaaaagaaaagacgtCACTAATGTTATTAAAGAAATGCgtttgaaaaaaagagggcatattatttttgataCTGATGGACCTGATGAGACT